Proteins from a single region of Synergistaceae bacterium:
- the buk gene encoding butyrate kinase, with protein MVFSVLAVNPGSTSTKIAQFSGETAIWSETIRHSNDELAPFGSIVDQFDFRLKTILRIIVEKHQGGDAKGIDAVVGRGGIIDPLPGGTFRVDELLIRRLRLGKPWEHASNLGGILAEALASRWGAPAFIVDPVCVDEMMPEAKIMGLPGLLKPSLSHALNIKATVRRATQDLNVPWDELCAVVAHLGGGVSIVAHRRGRIVDTSNGTDYGPFSPSRTGGLPVGEVTRLCFSGKYSKEEIRRKVVAQGGVLAYLGTSDMRQVREMIEKGDERAALVYRAMAWQIAKEIGAQAVSMGEKVNAVLFTGGIAYDSEFIRSIQERVQWIAPCLVYAGEDEMLALNQGALRVLAGEEQAKSYGDYVSA; from the coding sequence ATGGTATTTTCTGTTTTGGCCGTCAACCCAGGCTCCACAAGCACAAAAATCGCGCAATTCAGCGGTGAGACGGCGATCTGGAGCGAGACGATCCGGCATTCGAACGATGAACTTGCGCCCTTCGGCTCCATCGTGGATCAATTCGACTTCAGGCTGAAGACAATCCTGAGAATCATCGTCGAAAAGCACCAAGGGGGCGACGCGAAAGGGATCGATGCCGTTGTCGGGCGTGGGGGCATCATCGACCCTCTACCGGGAGGAACGTTTCGCGTGGACGAGCTTCTCATTCGGCGCCTAAGGTTGGGGAAGCCCTGGGAACACGCTTCGAACCTGGGGGGTATTTTGGCGGAAGCCCTTGCTTCTCGATGGGGCGCGCCCGCTTTCATCGTAGACCCCGTTTGCGTCGACGAAATGATGCCGGAAGCCAAGATCATGGGGCTACCCGGCCTTTTAAAGCCCTCGTTGTCCCACGCACTCAACATTAAGGCCACGGTGCGCCGGGCAACTCAAGATTTGAACGTGCCATGGGACGAGCTTTGCGCTGTCGTCGCGCATTTGGGTGGAGGTGTCAGCATAGTGGCCCACCGTCGCGGCCGCATCGTCGATACGAGCAACGGCACCGACTACGGCCCTTTCTCCCCTTCGCGAACGGGGGGGCTTCCCGTGGGCGAGGTGACGCGCCTATGTTTCAGCGGTAAATACTCTAAAGAGGAAATCAGGCGCAAAGTGGTGGCGCAGGGGGGCGTTCTGGCGTACCTGGGGACCAGCGATATGCGCCAAGTCCGGGAAATGATCGAGAAGGGCGATGAAAGGGCGGCGCTGGTGTATCGGGCAATGGCGTGGCAAATCGCGAAGGAAATAGGAGCTCAGGCCGTTTCCATGGGGGAAAAGGTAAACGCGGTGCTCTTCACGGGCGGTATCGCTTACGACTCGGAGTTCATCCGCAGCATACAGGAGCGCGTCCAGTGGATCGCCCCTTGTCTGGTCTACGCTGGCGAGGACGAGATGCTGGCACTGAATCAGGGAGCGCTTCGCGTTTTAGCCGGAGAAGAACAAGCAAAAAGTTATGGAGACTACGTTAGCGCTTGA
- a CDS encoding aminotransferase class IV — MKLCYVDGEFVSPEEALLPISDLIVQRGIGIFESICTYQRRPLMLTSHLERLLTGAKNNYIHPPLGISEMRDIIREGIAKLEGELLIKTYLSGGDVFDRVRGFTQPRFFVIYDALDLPPDEFYEKGVRLEPVDNYRDDPSTKSVDYRKAYTLSPHDEHAEILYCPQGEITESAHSSFFLYVDNTLITAPLSRVLKGTTRQAVLGLARREGMNVEERCPLMTELSQATEAFITGSVKKILPVVRIGAQIIGNGRPGPKTKRLSELYLEHILEWLE, encoded by the coding sequence ATGAAACTTTGTTACGTTGACGGAGAATTTGTCTCTCCAGAGGAGGCTTTGCTTCCTATTTCGGACCTCATTGTTCAACGGGGCATAGGGATCTTCGAATCGATTTGCACGTATCAGAGGCGACCTCTTATGCTGACGTCGCATCTGGAGCGCCTTTTGACCGGCGCGAAAAATAACTACATTCACCCTCCCCTGGGTATCTCCGAGATGCGTGACATCATCCGAGAGGGGATCGCGAAACTGGAGGGAGAACTCCTTATTAAAACCTATCTTTCGGGTGGGGATGTTTTCGACCGAGTGAGAGGCTTCACTCAACCGCGTTTTTTCGTTATTTACGACGCGTTGGACCTTCCTCCTGACGAATTTTATGAAAAAGGTGTTCGCTTGGAGCCCGTCGACAACTATCGCGACGACCCATCCACCAAAAGCGTCGATTATCGTAAAGCTTATACTCTGTCCCCCCACGACGAGCATGCGGAGATCCTCTACTGCCCCCAGGGCGAGATAACGGAAAGTGCCCACAGTTCTTTTTTCCTCTACGTGGACAACACCTTGATCACGGCGCCTCTTTCCCGCGTTCTGAAGGGCACCACACGCCAGGCCGTACTGGGCTTGGCGCGGCGCGAGGGGATGAACGTGGAGGAGCGCTGCCCCCTGATGACGGAGCTGTCTCAGGCCACCGAGGCATTCATCACAGGCAGCGTTAAAAAGATCCTCCCCGTAGTGCGTATTGGCGCACAAATCATCGGCAACGGGCGACCAGGGCCCAAGACAAAACGCCTTTCGGAACTTTATCTCGAACATATTCTGGAGTGGCTCGAATAA
- a CDS encoding ankyrin repeat domain-containing protein translates to MRTSSKKVSLLDLLSVPNQDPVSVQKAVLEGRDVNETSLYGFTPLMFATILNDDIDIVRTLIENGAAIDAETQDGMTPLMWSLLTETQDHTANDLPTAMEKERRRRTVAMELIERGANVNAQCCLPRWSRWTPLLFATLEPDLNASIISALIKAGAKVDAETEDGVTPLIHAASRGRNSDAVLALLQAGANVDMAGKQEGREGWTPLLYALSSPYKSLSIVKELVTHDAEVNIVARGGRTPLLLATTLGNNPAFVQLLLDAGADVLLHDDDGNSALDYAKAKQYTRVSRLLFQAENFRKTAKRIFAY, encoded by the coding sequence GTGAGGACTTCATCCAAAAAAGTTTCTTTGCTGGATTTGTTGTCCGTACCTAATCAGGACCCGGTGTCGGTTCAGAAGGCTGTCTTGGAAGGACGTGACGTCAATGAAACGTCTTTGTATGGATTTACCCCCCTCATGTTTGCCACTATCCTCAACGACGATATCGACATCGTTCGGACGCTCATCGAAAACGGCGCCGCTATCGACGCCGAAACCCAAGATGGCATGACGCCCTTAATGTGGTCCCTCCTGACAGAGACGCAGGACCATACCGCCAACGACCTCCCCACAGCCATGGAAAAGGAAAGACGTCGCCGAACCGTCGCCATGGAACTCATCGAAAGGGGAGCGAATGTCAACGCGCAATGTTGCCTGCCACGCTGGTCGCGATGGACACCCCTTTTGTTTGCGACACTAGAGCCGGACCTCAACGCCTCGATCATCTCCGCTTTGATCAAGGCGGGAGCTAAGGTCGATGCGGAAACGGAGGACGGCGTCACTCCCCTGATCCACGCCGCGTCCCGTGGGCGAAATTCCGATGCCGTTCTCGCTCTGCTTCAGGCGGGCGCCAACGTCGATATGGCCGGCAAACAGGAGGGCCGCGAGGGCTGGACTCCTCTTCTATACGCGCTCAGTAGCCCTTACAAGAGCCTATCGATCGTCAAAGAACTCGTCACGCATGACGCGGAGGTCAATATCGTCGCTCGCGGCGGGCGCACACCCTTATTGTTGGCCACGACCCTGGGAAACAACCCTGCCTTTGTGCAGTTGCTTCTGGACGCGGGGGCCGATGTCCTGCTTCACGACGACGACGGCAACTCCGCTCTCGATTACGCCAAAGCCAAACAATACACGCGAGTGTCCCGTCTGCTCTTCCAAGCCGAGAACTTCCGTAAAACGGCAAAGAGAATATTCGCCTATTGA